The following coding sequences are from one Streptomyces sp. NBC_00536 window:
- a CDS encoding amino acid ABC transporter permease, with protein sequence MDVLTQNFSLYGKGFLGTVELTVYASLLALVLGFVMASFRVAPIGSLRVLGTVWVTVLRNTPLTLLFFAVLLGLPRFGLVLPFQLFAVLALGCYTSAFICEALRSGINTVPKGQGEAARSLGMSFGQTLGAVVLPQAFRSVIPPVGSTLIALAKNSAIAGAFSVTELLGTYKTLNELGYSIIWTFVWIAVGYLIITLSISALFNVMEKRWGVAR encoded by the coding sequence ATGGACGTACTGACCCAGAACTTCTCGCTCTACGGCAAGGGTTTCCTCGGCACGGTCGAACTGACCGTCTACGCCTCCCTCCTCGCCCTGGTCCTCGGCTTCGTCATGGCCTCCTTCCGGGTCGCGCCGATCGGCTCGCTGCGGGTGCTCGGCACGGTCTGGGTGACCGTCCTGCGCAACACCCCGCTCACCCTGCTCTTCTTCGCCGTCCTGCTGGGCCTGCCCCGCTTCGGACTGGTCCTGCCCTTCCAGCTGTTCGCGGTCCTCGCGCTCGGCTGCTACACCTCCGCCTTCATCTGCGAGGCGCTGCGCTCGGGCATCAACACCGTGCCCAAGGGCCAGGGCGAGGCCGCCCGGAGCCTCGGCATGTCCTTCGGGCAGACGCTGGGCGCGGTGGTGCTGCCGCAGGCCTTCCGCTCGGTCATCCCGCCCGTCGGTTCCACGCTGATCGCCCTCGCGAAGAACTCGGCGATCGCGGGCGCCTTCAGCGTCACCGAGCTGCTGGGCACGTACAAGACGCTCAACGAGCTGGGCTACAGCATCATCTGGACCTTCGTCTGGATCGCCGTCGGCTACCTGATCATCACCCTGTCCATCAGTGCGCTCTTCAACGTGATGGAGAAGCGCTGGGGAGTCGCCCGATGA
- a CDS encoding Ig-like domain-containing protein — MIRTRRTASSRRQVPGARGRSAALAATALLAAAALTACSGGSGGTGDGKGEKKKPEMAISVNLTGDQVKAGEPVKVTLADGKLAQVKVTDGKGGELAGQISQDGKSWTSERNASPGQDYKVEAQNTESQSATTQFKTTAADKVNKVTINPGKANPVVGIAQPVSIVFDNPVKNKAEVEKQLHVTTSNNTEGSWGWFKDYSGNDRVDWRPKDYWKSGTDVKVEMKLNGIDSGGGYFVKDYNTEFKIGKDRRMTVDLDTKKMSVSEDGQVVKTIPVSAGTPGGQKASWSGKMVLMSKEGTIRMNSETVGLGNAYDKDVDSSMRLTWSGMYVHAAPWNNANFGSANTSSGCVGMSDANAAAFYKEAQVGDLFEVVGEGSKGQADIGNGYGEWNLSWADWQKKSALHG; from the coding sequence TTGATCCGCACACGCCGTACCGCATCGTCGCGTCGCCAGGTCCCGGGAGCGCGCGGCCGGAGCGCCGCCCTGGCGGCCACCGCGCTGCTGGCCGCCGCGGCCCTCACCGCCTGCTCGGGCGGATCGGGCGGCACGGGCGACGGTAAGGGCGAGAAGAAGAAGCCGGAGATGGCGATCTCCGTGAACCTGACGGGCGACCAGGTGAAGGCGGGCGAGCCGGTCAAGGTGACGCTCGCCGACGGCAAGTTGGCCCAGGTCAAGGTCACCGACGGCAAGGGCGGGGAGCTGGCCGGGCAGATATCCCAGGACGGGAAGAGCTGGACGTCGGAGCGCAACGCCTCGCCGGGCCAGGACTACAAGGTCGAGGCGCAGAACACCGAGAGCCAGAGCGCGACCACCCAGTTCAAGACGACCGCCGCCGACAAGGTGAACAAGGTCACGATCAACCCGGGCAAGGCCAACCCGGTCGTGGGCATCGCCCAGCCGGTCTCGATCGTCTTCGACAACCCGGTCAAGAACAAGGCCGAGGTCGAGAAGCAGCTGCACGTCACCACCTCGAACAACACCGAGGGTTCGTGGGGCTGGTTCAAGGACTACTCGGGCAACGACCGGGTGGACTGGCGTCCCAAGGACTACTGGAAGTCCGGCACGGACGTGAAGGTCGAGATGAAGCTGAACGGCATCGACTCGGGCGGCGGTTACTTCGTCAAGGACTACAACACCGAGTTCAAGATCGGCAAGGACCGCCGGATGACGGTGGACCTCGACACCAAGAAGATGTCGGTGTCCGAGGACGGCCAGGTGGTCAAGACGATCCCGGTCTCGGCCGGTACGCCGGGCGGCCAGAAGGCCTCCTGGTCCGGGAAGATGGTGCTGATGTCCAAGGAGGGCACCATCCGGATGAACTCCGAGACGGTGGGCCTCGGCAACGCCTACGACAAGGACGTCGACAGCTCGATGCGGCTGACCTGGTCGGGCATGTACGTGCACGCCGCGCCGTGGAACAACGCCAACTTCGGCAGCGCCAACACCAGTTCCGGCTGCGTCGGGATGAGCGACGCCAACGCCGCCGCCTTCTACAAGGAGGCCCAGGTCGGCGACCTGTTCGAGGTCGTGGGCGAGGGCTCCAAGGGCCAGGCCGACATCGGCAACGGCTACGGCGAGTGGAACCTGAGCTGGGCCGACTGGCAGAAGAAGAGCGCGCTCCACGGCTGA
- a CDS encoding exodeoxyribonuclease III, with amino-acid sequence MRIATFNVNSITARLPRLLAWLESSGTDVLCVQETKCSAEQFPYAELRELGYESAVNATGRWNGVALLSRVGLEDVVTGLPGGPDYEGVAEPRAISATCGGVRVWSVYVPNGREVEHDHYGYKLDWFRALTSAVAEDAAGPRPFAVLGDFNVAPTDEDVWDPAVFEGMTHVTPAERAALESLRAAGLSDVMPRPLKYDRAYTFWDYRMLAFPKNKGMRIDLVYGNAPFAAAVKDAYVDREERKGKGASDHAPVVVDLDV; translated from the coding sequence ATGCGTATCGCCACCTTCAACGTCAACTCGATCACCGCCCGGCTGCCCCGGCTGCTGGCCTGGCTGGAGTCCAGCGGCACCGACGTGCTCTGCGTCCAGGAGACCAAGTGCTCCGCCGAGCAGTTCCCGTACGCCGAGCTGCGCGAGCTGGGCTACGAGTCGGCCGTCAACGCCACCGGGCGGTGGAACGGGGTGGCCCTGCTCTCCCGGGTCGGCCTGGAGGACGTGGTCACCGGGCTGCCCGGCGGCCCGGACTACGAGGGCGTGGCGGAGCCGCGCGCGATCTCCGCGACCTGCGGGGGAGTGCGCGTCTGGTCCGTCTATGTGCCCAACGGGCGCGAGGTGGAGCACGACCACTACGGCTACAAGCTGGACTGGTTCCGCGCCCTGACCTCGGCCGTCGCCGAGGACGCGGCGGGCCCCCGTCCGTTCGCCGTGCTCGGCGACTTCAATGTGGCACCGACCGACGAGGACGTCTGGGACCCGGCCGTCTTCGAGGGCATGACCCACGTCACCCCCGCCGAGCGCGCCGCCCTGGAGTCCCTGCGCGCGGCCGGGCTCTCCGACGTGATGCCCCGCCCGCTCAAGTACGACCGCGCCTACACCTTCTGGGACTACCGGATGCTCGCGTTCCCGAAGAACAAGGGCATGCGCATCGACCTCGTGTACGGGAACGCCCCCTTCGCCGCGGCCGTCAAGGACGCCTACGTCGACCGCGAGGAGCGCAAGGGCAAGGGCGCCTCGGACCACGCGCCGGTCGTCGTGGACCTCGACGTCTAG
- a CDS encoding amino acid ABC transporter permease — translation MTAHALHGDLESTALYDIPGPLAQRRHFLYGMASTAVILALLGWILYLLFDTDQFTAAKWSPFEYEGIQRLLLKGLGNTLKAFAYASVFSLVLGAVLATGRLSVHRPVRWAATLCVEFFRAMPVLVMIFFIFVALKVQPLPALVAGLTLYNGSVLAEVFRTGINSVERGQREAAYALGMRKTQVMTFVLAPQAVRAMLPTIISQLVVALKDTSLGYLITYEEFLHAGKLIASNLDYDLPFIPVVMIISPIYIGMCMLLSWFATWMARRQRRNPKTEAAQVGPAEPGTLLPGVG, via the coding sequence ATGACCGCACACGCGCTGCACGGGGACCTGGAGTCCACGGCGCTCTACGACATCCCGGGCCCGCTCGCCCAGCGCCGCCACTTCCTCTACGGGATGGCGTCGACCGCGGTGATCCTGGCCCTGCTCGGCTGGATCCTCTACCTGCTCTTCGACACCGACCAGTTCACCGCCGCCAAGTGGAGCCCCTTCGAGTACGAGGGCATCCAGCGGCTGCTGCTCAAGGGGCTCGGCAACACCCTCAAGGCCTTCGCCTACGCGTCGGTGTTCTCGCTGGTCCTCGGCGCGGTCCTGGCCACGGGTCGGCTGTCCGTGCACCGGCCGGTGCGCTGGGCCGCGACGCTGTGCGTGGAGTTCTTCCGGGCCATGCCGGTGCTGGTGATGATCTTCTTCATCTTCGTGGCGCTGAAGGTCCAGCCGCTGCCGGCGCTGGTGGCGGGACTGACCCTGTACAACGGCTCGGTGCTGGCCGAGGTCTTCCGTACGGGCATCAACTCGGTGGAACGCGGACAGCGGGAGGCGGCGTACGCCCTGGGCATGCGCAAGACCCAGGTGATGACCTTCGTACTGGCACCGCAGGCGGTCCGGGCGATGCTGCCGACCATCATCAGCCAGCTCGTGGTGGCCCTCAAGGACACCTCGCTCGGCTACCTGATCACCTACGAGGAGTTCCTGCACGCGGGCAAGCTGATCGCCTCCAACCTCGACTACGACCTGCCCTTCATCCCGGTCGTGATGATCATCTCCCCGATCTACATCGGCATGTGCATGCTGCTGTCCTGGTTCGCCACCTGGATGGCCCGGCGCCAGCGGCGCAACCCCAAGACCGAGGCCGCCCAGGTGGGCCCGGCCGAGCCGGGGACGCTGCTGCCGGGCGTGGGGTAG
- a CDS encoding DUF6278 family protein, with protein MNIPFLDHWLNRHETEHGEALAAALADDPEGVGEMFAECEMLRVQARAAGLELDGTPASLEALDQLMPRWRRDPEATPWLGNDAGFYLGTVIIKTLPGCGWQVWPNGQPVIRLASGRELNVVESGVSWAMTGSPELSQIYAEASEG; from the coding sequence ATGAACATCCCCTTCCTGGACCACTGGCTGAACCGGCACGAGACCGAGCACGGCGAGGCCCTGGCCGCCGCCCTCGCGGACGATCCCGAGGGCGTGGGCGAGATGTTCGCGGAGTGCGAGATGCTGCGCGTCCAGGCACGGGCGGCGGGCCTCGAACTCGACGGCACACCGGCCTCGTTGGAGGCTCTGGACCAGTTGATGCCGCGCTGGCGGCGCGACCCCGAGGCCACGCCCTGGCTCGGCAACGACGCCGGCTTCTACCTCGGCACGGTGATCATCAAGACCCTGCCGGGCTGCGGCTGGCAGGTGTGGCCGAACGGCCAGCCGGTGATCCGGCTGGCCTCGGGCCGCGAGCTGAACGTGGTGGAGTCCGGGGTGTCCTGGGCGATGACCGGATCCCCCGAGCTGTCGCAGATCTACGCCGAGGCCTCCGAGGGCTGA
- a CDS encoding amino acid ABC transporter ATP-binding protein — translation MAVDPLIELRDVNKHFGQLHVLQDINLTVGRGEVVVVIGPSGSGKSTLCRAINRLETIESGTITLDGKPLPAEGKELAALRADVGMVFQSFNLFAHKTVLANVSLAQQKVRKRGREEADKRSRELLERVGLANQAEKYPAQLSGGQQQRVAIARALAMNPKALLFDEPTSALDPEMINEVLEVMQQLASEGMTMVVVTHEMGFARSAANRVVFMADGRIIEDRTPEAFFTAPESERAKDFLSKILKH, via the coding sequence ATGGCCGTCGATCCGTTGATCGAGCTGCGGGACGTCAACAAGCACTTCGGACAACTGCACGTCCTCCAGGACATCAACCTCACCGTCGGCCGCGGGGAGGTGGTGGTGGTCATCGGCCCCTCCGGCTCCGGCAAATCGACGCTGTGCCGGGCGATCAACCGGCTGGAGACCATCGAGTCGGGCACGATCACCCTCGACGGCAAGCCGCTGCCCGCCGAGGGCAAGGAACTGGCGGCCCTGCGCGCCGATGTGGGCATGGTCTTCCAGTCCTTCAACCTCTTCGCGCACAAGACCGTGCTCGCCAACGTCTCGCTCGCGCAGCAGAAGGTCAGGAAGCGCGGCCGCGAGGAGGCCGACAAGCGGTCCCGGGAACTCCTGGAGCGGGTGGGCCTGGCCAACCAGGCGGAGAAGTACCCCGCCCAGCTCTCCGGCGGCCAGCAGCAGCGCGTGGCCATCGCCCGCGCCCTGGCCATGAACCCCAAGGCGCTGCTCTTCGACGAGCCGACCTCCGCCCTCGACCCGGAGATGATCAACGAGGTGCTGGAGGTCATGCAGCAGCTCGCCAGCGAGGGCATGACCATGGTCGTGGTCACCCACGAGATGGGCTTCGCCCGCTCCGCCGCCAACCGCGTCGTGTTCATGGCCGACGGGAGGATCATCGAGGACCGCACCCCGGAGGCGTTCTTCACCGCCCCCGAGAGCGAGCGGGCCAAGGACTTCCTCTCCAAGATCCTCAAGCACTGA
- a CDS encoding glutamate ABC transporter substrate-binding protein gives MNATRTARLPARALVLALALLGAVSGCGKSGSPPVKGPQPEDLPAYRVDSAFSLPGSRNWEKAKRRGHLVVGAKEDQPYMGEKDPASGRYSGFDIEIAKMMSAALGFDPKTIEFKTIASANRETALQNGQIDYYVGTYTINDNRKKQVGFAGPYFMAGQSLLVRRGEKDIKGPADLAGKKVCSAAGSTPYQRLQKDFPRAVLVAYDTYSVCVDNLLTYQVDAVSTDDSILLGYAAKVPAELKVVGKPFSKEPYGIGVPRSDNALRFALDDALAAHEKNGDWTKAYDATLGLSGVPAPKPPAIDRYPAS, from the coding sequence GTGAACGCGACACGCACCGCGCGGCTGCCCGCCCGCGCCCTCGTCCTGGCCCTCGCCCTGCTGGGCGCGGTGAGCGGGTGCGGCAAATCCGGCAGCCCCCCGGTCAAGGGCCCGCAGCCCGAGGACCTGCCGGCCTACCGGGTGGACAGCGCCTTCAGCCTCCCCGGCTCGCGGAACTGGGAGAAGGCGAAGCGGCGCGGCCACCTGGTGGTCGGCGCCAAGGAGGACCAGCCGTACATGGGCGAGAAGGACCCCGCGAGCGGCCGCTACTCCGGCTTCGACATCGAGATCGCCAAGATGATGTCCGCCGCGCTCGGCTTCGACCCCAAGACGATCGAGTTCAAGACGATCGCCTCGGCCAACCGCGAGACGGCCCTGCAGAACGGCCAGATCGACTACTACGTCGGCACGTACACGATCAACGACAACCGCAAGAAGCAGGTCGGCTTCGCCGGGCCCTACTTCATGGCGGGCCAGTCGCTCCTGGTCCGCCGCGGCGAGAAGGACATCAAGGGCCCGGCGGACCTCGCGGGCAAGAAGGTCTGCTCGGCCGCCGGCTCCACCCCCTACCAGCGCCTGCAGAAGGACTTCCCCCGGGCGGTGCTCGTCGCCTACGACACCTACTCCGTCTGCGTGGACAACCTGCTGACCTACCAGGTCGACGCCGTCTCCACCGACGACTCGATCCTGCTGGGATACGCGGCCAAGGTGCCGGCCGAGCTGAAGGTCGTGGGCAAGCCCTTCTCCAAGGAGCCGTACGGCATCGGCGTCCCGCGCTCCGACAACGCGCTGCGCTTCGCCCTCGACGACGCCCTCGCCGCACACGAGAAGAACGGCGACTGGACCAAGGCGTACGACGCCACCCTCGGCCTGTCCGGGGTGCCCGCCCCGAAGCCGCCCGCCATCGACCGCTACCCCGCGAGCTGA
- a CDS encoding transposase, which produces MAEPVRKLRAIAPSFVALGPSGVAIRGRLKGLSVEDERVLWLVGAHQGALASRDLKQRCGDGPDHSADTWAVRKRGLTAESSSRIAGAITRASHDQWALARRCQAACIQSLAAGIKTLRHRLALPIGAKGNKRAAGGYRSKSEWFNKSRRLTALEARHEAALADWRAGRVRVVRGGKRLANTRHHLPEAQLTEEQWRARWEAERWFLAADGESGKRFANETIRVTPDGEVSLKLPAPLAHLANSNHGRYVLACRIAFAHRGVEWAERIRANRAVAYRIHLDVTRGRWYLTASWQRPLVQTIPLATARANGMAGVDTNADHFAAYRLDPHGNPIGDPQRFPYDLSGSADHRDAQIRHALTRLLHWVKSVGVRAIAIEGLDFSAEKTREKHGRRKRFRQLISGIPTGKLKARLTSMAAEHGLAVVAVDPAYTSQWGARHWQKPLATPRRKMSRHDAAGIAIGRRALGHPIRHGVSPARRAWGGTAPPPHDQSDRAGHRTAQAGPGTRRRDGNRPPATDHVPRDVPPSGKRKRRPSASKTVRDAPSTHRWVQDPLLHTG; this is translated from the coding sequence ATGGCTGAGCCGGTCAGAAAGTTGCGTGCCATCGCTCCCTCGTTCGTGGCGCTCGGTCCGTCCGGTGTGGCGATACGCGGCCGTCTCAAGGGCCTGAGTGTGGAGGACGAGAGGGTTCTGTGGCTGGTCGGCGCACATCAGGGGGCTCTGGCTTCCCGTGACCTCAAGCAGCGTTGTGGGGACGGTCCTGATCATTCCGCTGATACGTGGGCGGTCCGTAAGCGGGGGCTGACCGCAGAGTCGTCGTCGCGGATCGCCGGGGCGATCACCAGGGCCAGTCACGATCAGTGGGCGCTCGCCCGCCGCTGCCAAGCCGCATGCATCCAGAGCCTGGCTGCCGGCATCAAGACGCTGCGCCACCGTCTCGCCCTCCCGATCGGGGCGAAGGGCAACAAGCGGGCTGCGGGCGGATACCGGTCCAAGAGCGAGTGGTTCAACAAGTCACGGCGTCTGACCGCCCTGGAGGCCCGCCATGAAGCCGCTCTCGCCGACTGGCGGGCGGGCCGGGTCCGGGTGGTGCGGGGCGGGAAGCGGCTGGCGAACACCCGCCACCACCTGCCCGAAGCCCAGCTCACCGAGGAGCAGTGGCGTGCCCGCTGGGAAGCCGAACGCTGGTTCCTGGCCGCCGATGGCGAGTCCGGGAAACGGTTCGCGAACGAGACGATCCGCGTCACCCCCGACGGCGAGGTGTCGCTCAAACTGCCCGCCCCGCTCGCACACCTCGCCAACAGCAACCACGGCCGGTACGTCCTGGCCTGCCGGATCGCGTTCGCGCATCGGGGCGTGGAATGGGCTGAGCGCATCAGAGCGAACCGGGCCGTGGCCTACCGCATCCACCTGGACGTCACACGCGGCCGCTGGTACCTGACCGCCTCCTGGCAACGCCCCCTCGTGCAGACGATCCCGCTCGCCACGGCCCGCGCGAACGGGATGGCCGGTGTCGACACCAACGCCGACCACTTCGCCGCCTACCGGCTCGACCCGCACGGCAACCCGATCGGTGATCCGCAGCGCTTCCCCTACGACCTGTCCGGATCGGCTGACCACCGTGACGCCCAGATCCGGCACGCCCTCACCCGGCTGCTGCACTGGGTGAAAAGCGTCGGGGTCAGGGCCATCGCGATCGAAGGCCTTGACTTCAGCGCCGAGAAGACCCGTGAGAAGCACGGGAGGAGGAAACGGTTCCGGCAGCTGATCTCGGGTATCCCGACCGGCAAGCTGAAAGCGCGACTCACCTCGATGGCCGCTGAACACGGCCTCGCCGTCGTCGCGGTCGACCCGGCCTATACCTCCCAGTGGGGTGCCCGGCACTGGCAGAAACCGCTGGCCACCCCGCGCCGGAAGATGTCCCGTCACGATGCCGCCGGCATCGCGATCGGACGACGCGCCCTCGGACACCCGATCCGGCATGGGGTATCCCCTGCTCGAAGGGCTTGGGGAGGGACGGCACCGCCCCCACACGACCAGAGCGATCGTGCGGGGCATCGGACCGCCCAGGCCGGACCAGGCACCCGCAGGCGTGACGGAAACCGCCCACCCGCAACGGACCACGTTCCCAGAGACGTGCCGCCGAGCGGGAAGAGAAAGCGGAGACCCAGTGCATCCAAAACCGTTCGGGATGCGCCCAGCACGCACCGGTGGGTCCAAGACCCACTCCTGCACACTGGCTAG